The following proteins come from a genomic window of Aspergillus oryzae RIB40 DNA, chromosome 4:
- a CDS encoding uncharacterized protein (predicted protein) has product MRLSTFQSLKNRDSRGIRFSCIYPRVIYPLFSRICRVWWTILSPEPLPMTPICSPPSPEEEAIITVIHGFLAALNAKSSADFEKYCIRAGGMSLWPPPPMVPRFCTIGVFVEQIANVQDEIDERIWDPEVKVYELGNMAAVWAPFRSKINGVVNHVGVELFVLHKLNGEWKVTGKQN; this is encoded by the exons ATGAGATTGTCGACTTTTCAAAGCCTCAAGAACAGAGACAGCAGGGGGATACGATTCTCGTGTATCTACCCTCGCGTCATATATCCGTTGTTTAGCCGTATCTGCAGAGTGTGGTGGACAATATTATCACCTGAGCCTCTCCCCATGACGCCAATATgttcaccaccatcacctgaggaagaagccatcatcACTGTCATACACGGCTTCCTTGCGGCATTAAATGCGAAGTCGTCGGCCGACTTCGAGAAGTACTGCATCCGAGCAGGAGGAATGTCACTTTGGCCACCGCCGCCTATGGTACCCCGTTTCTGTACGATTGGCGTCTTTGTGGAGCAGATTGCAAACGTGCAGGATGAAATCGACGAGCGGATCTGGGATCCTGAGGTGAAGGTATACGAATTGGGTAATATGGCTGCAGTGTGGGCGCCGTTCAGATCGAAGATCAATGGCGTTGTGAACCATGTGGGTGTCGAACTTTTCGTGCTTCATAAACTCAACGGAGAATGGAAAGTGACTGG TAAACAAAATTGA
- a CDS encoding uncharacterized protein (carboxylesterase type B), whose translation MLTTIICLSALWVAGNAAPSSIPGPTAQVRNGTYVGVKNDHYQQDFFLGMPYAQQPIGDLRFTVPQSLNESWDGVHDAKEYSNICVGYGTDSIWYPMSEACLTLNVVRGSSASEGSNLPVGVWIHGGGFYMGSGSDERYNMSAIVANSYRIGKPFIAVTLNYRLSAWGFLSSSEVASSGNTNLGLRDQRLALQWIKENIQAFGGDPEKVTIWGESAGGMSVGTHLIAYGGRDDGLFRGAIMESGGSITASPMNDTGYQAMYDEVVAKVGCSNAANTLQCLREVPFEELNTVFNGTDGNPAYSFSPIADQDLVRGRGSVQLDQHEFVKVPILAGTNTDEGASFGPTGINTTEQFYAYLTANEILDLYPDDPSQGIPAFLGDQRVPSEGYQWRRTSAYAGDYSMHANRRRQCEAWTETSTPAYCYRFNMRGADVPYLSGAAHFEEVAFVFNNIEGLGYHYGKPFAGMPESYSQLSTLMASMWASFIHDLDPNSGIKDGEVRWQAYGADQPVDLVFDANVTSYMEPDTWRKEGIDYINSMAETYWR comes from the exons ATGCTCACGACAATTATCTGTCTCTCTGCGCTGTGGGTAGCTGGTAATGCTGCTCCAAGCAGTATACCAGGCCCAACAGCCCAAGTCCGCAATGGGACATATGTCGGGGTAAAGAACGACCACTACCAGCAGGACTTTTTCCTGGGTATGCCATATGCGCAGCAGCCGATCGGTGACCTACGGTTCACGGTACCCCAATCATTGAATGAAAGCTGGGATGGAGTGCACGATGCGAAAGAGTACTCTAACATCTGTGTGGGATATGGT ACGGATTCAATCTGGTATCCGATGTCCGAAGCTTGTCTTACCTTGAACGTGGTCCGAGGTTCATCCGCGAGTGAGGGCTCCAATCTCCCCGTGGGTGTTTGGATCCACGGTGGTGGATTCTATATGGGCTCAGGGTCAGATGAGCGGTATAACATGTCTGCTATTGTAGCAAACTCGTATAGGATCG GCAAACCGTTCATTGCCGTGACCTTGAACTATCGCCTCTCCGCGTGGGGCTTCTTGAGCTCCAGTGAGGTCGCCAGTAGCGGAAACACCAACCTCGGTCTCCGGGACCAGAGACTGGCGTTACAGTGGATCAAAGAGAATATCCAGGCCTTCGGTGGCGATCCAGAGAAGGTCACAATCTGGGGAGAGTCCGCCGGGGGAATGTCCGTTGGCACTCATCTTATCGCATACGGTGGTAGAGATGACGGTCTCTTCCGCGGAGCGATTATGGAATCTGGCGGATCCATAACAGCCAGTCCAATGAATGACACCGGCTACCAGGCGATGTACGATGAAGTGGTGGCGAAAGTTGGTTGCTCTAATGCCGCCAATACGCTGCAATGTCTGCGCGAGGTTCCATTCGAGGAATTGAATACCGTTTTCAACGGCACTGACGGCAATCCAGCGTACTCCTTCTCTCCCATTGCTGACCAGGATCTCGTGAGGGGCCGGGGAAGCGTCCAGCTGGACCAACATGAATTCGTCAAAGTGCCCATCCTCGCAGGCACCAATACAGACGAAGGAGCTAGTTTCGGTCCCACAGGGATCAATACCACGGAGCAGTTCTACGCATACCTCACCG CAAATGAGATCCTCGATCTCTACCCGGACGACCCATCACAGGGAATCCCGGCGTTCCTTGGCGACCAGCGAGTACCCTCAGAGGGCTACCAGTGGCGCCGCACATCGGCCTACGCAGGGGACTACTCGATGCACGCGAACCGACGACGACAATGCGAAGCCTGGACAGAGACCTCAACCCCGGCTTACTGTTACCGATTCAATATGCGAGGGGCGGACGTTCCGTATCTGTCTGGCGCTGCACACTTTGAGGAAGTCGCTTTTGTGTTCAACAACATTGAGGGGCTTGGGTATCACTACGGGAAGCCGTTCGCAGGGATGCCAGAGTCGTACAGCCAGCTGAGCACGCTGATGGCAAGTATGTGGGCATCGTTTATCCACGACTTGGATCCAAATTCGGGCATCAAGGATGGGGAGGTTCGCTGGCAGGCGTATGGGGCGGACCAGCCGGTCGATCTGGTGTTCGATGCGAATGTCACGAGCTATATGGAGCCGGACACGTGGCGGAAGGAGGGGATCGATTATATCAACTCGATGGCAGAGACATATTGGCGGTAG
- a CDS encoding glutamate--cysteine ligase (gamma-glutamylcysteine synthetase): MTVAESVKSAVGLADTPGTALDWPEAKKRADQVRKWGIEQLLANWRRAKGKERDALLWGDEVEYLVVAVDDEAKKARLSLAQAEILKSLAEDEANWKSGGSNSIQNKEHDGEDPPHFHPEFGRFMLEATPGRPWGIGFKDLLKVESNMKWRREVAKSHMASNEYPITLTTFPRLGTKDDYIQPYYPPSGAALRSQFVPDEIANPHIRFPTLAGNIRSRRGRKVELNVPVFKDTNTPEPFNDPTVNYDLHNWPEDDDVRNGAAKEGHVYMDAMAFGMGSCCLQITFQAKNMTEGRKLYDQLSPLGPILLALTAATPIYKGFLVDTDVRWNQIGNAVDDRTREELGEAPLKNDRWRIPKSRYASNSTYLSQDPRLRKEYLDPDLIVDEEIKKRLIDGGMDELLATHFAHLFIRDPLVIFSEDLEELDLNKADHFENLQSTNWQHMRFKPPPPEKDDIGWRVEFRSMEIQMTDFENAAFSIFIVLVTRAILSFDLNFYIPIQRTTENMETAHARNAVLDRKFYFRKDPFSPRARRPHPQSSTNGEVSSATSSAVNTPPPSPPLKPVESEYELMTISDIINGSADGSFPGLIPLVESYLNSVNVDVETRCFLATYLDLIWKRANGTLWTGARWIREYVASHPAYKHDSVVSEEICYDLVKAVEEMSVKEGKHGSVGWELLRGKK; the protein is encoded by the exons ATGACCGTTGCCGAGTCGGTTAAGAGTGCCGTTGGACTGGCGGATACTCCCG GAACCGCTCTCGATTGGCCCGAGGCGAAGAAGCGAGCGGATCAGGTGCGAAAATGGGGTATCGAG CAATTGCTCGCCAATTGGCGCCGAGCGAAAGGGAAAGAGCGCGACGCTCTTCTTTGGGGTGATGAG GTCGAGTACCTTGTCGTTGCCGTTGATGACGAGGCGAAAAAGGCCCGGTTATCTCTCGCTCAGGCCGAGATTCTCAAGTCCCTGGCTGAGGATGAAGCCAACTGGAAGTCTGGAGGGTCAAACAGTATACAGAACAAGGAGCA tgatggagaggatccaCCCCATTTTCATCCGGAATTTGGTCGCTTCATGCTGGAGGCTACTCCGGGGCGGCCATGGGGGATTGGTTTCAAGGATCTATTGAAGGTTGAGTCAAACATGAAATGGAG GCGGGAGGTTGCCAAGTCTCACATGGCATCAAATGAATACCCTATTACTCTTACCACATTCCCCCGCTTGGGCACGAAAGACGACTACATTCAACCATACTATCCCCCATCTGGAGCTGCACTCCGATCTCAGTTTGTTCCTGACGAGATCGCGAATCCCCATATCAGGTTTCCAACGCTGGCTGGTAATATAAGATCGAGACGGGGCCGAAAGGTCGAGCTGAATGTGCCGGTCTTCAAAGACACAAACACCCCCGAACCTTTCAATGACCCAACGGTGAACTATGACCTCCACAACTGgcctgaagatgatgatgtcaGAAATGGAGCGGCTAAGGAAGGGCATGTCTATATGGACGCCATGGCATTTGGCATGGGCAGTTGTTGCCTTCAGATCACCTTTCAGGCAAAGAATATGACGGAGGGGAGAAAGCTATACGACCAATTGAGTCCTCTGGGACCCATTCTTCTTGCACTCACGGCTGCAACCCCCATATATAAGGGCTTCCTTGTCGACACTGATGTTCGGTGGAACCAGATCGGTAACGCTGTAGATGACCGGACACGTGAGGAACTTGGTGAAGCT CCCTTGAAGAACGATCGGTGGAGAATTCCCAAGTCTAGATACGCCTCAAACTCGACTTATCTTTCCCAGGATCCTAGGCTGCGGAAGGAGTACTTGGATCCTGATCTGATcgtggatgaagagatcaagaagcgcCTGATTGATGGTGGTATGGATGAACTTTTGGCCACACATTTCGCGCATCTCTTCATACGCGACCCACTGGTCATCTTCTCGGAAGAcctggaagagctggaccTAAACAAGGCAGACCACTTCGAGAACCTGCAATCGACTAATTGGCAACACATGCGCTTCAAGCCACCCCCGCCGGAAAAAGACGACATTGGCTGGCGAGTCGAGTTCCGCTCGATGGAAATTCAAATGACCGATTTCGAAAATGCAGCATTTAGCATATTTATCGTGCTTGTCACCCGCGCGATTCTCAGTTTTGACTTGAACTTCTATATCCCTATCCAACGCACGACCGAAAATATGGAAACGGCCCATGCGCGAAATGCAGTCTTGGACCGAAAGTTCTACTTCCGCAAGGATCCATTCTCTCCTCGTGCACGTAGACCGCACCCGCAGTCTTCTACTAATGGTGAAGTGTCGTCTGCCACATCATCCGCCGTTAATACACCACCCCCGTCGCCTCCACTTAAACCAGTAGAGTCGGAATATGAGCTCATGACTATctcagatatcatcaacggTTCTGCTGACGGATCGTTCCCCGGATTGATCCCGCTTGTCGAATCATACTTGAACAGTGTCAATGTGGACGTTGAAACGCGCTGCTTCCTGGCAACCTACCTCGACCTCATTTGGAAACGGGCAAACGGAACCCTCTGGACTGGGGCGCGGTGGATCCGTGAATATGTTGCTTCGCATCCTGCATATAAGCATGATAGTGTCGTCTCCGAAGAAATATGCTACGATCTTGTGAAGGCAGTTGAGGAGATGTCTGTAAAAGAAGGAAAGCACGGGAGTGTTGGATGGGAGCTTCTTAGAGGCAAGAAGTAA
- a CDS encoding putative APSES transcription factor (predicted protein), with translation MGPPSFTHEQYEMNPGFDEDESIEQATLESSSMVADEEMMHITQNGNYPRKRKRGMNEVTAMSISEQEHILYGDQLLDYFMTVGDAPEATRIPPPEPPANFQVDRSIDDSGNTALHWACAMGDLEIVKDLLRRGADVKTLSVHEETPLVRAVLFTNNYEKRTFPPLLDLLLDTVSFRDWFGATIFHHIAETTRSKGKWKSSRYYCEVLLDKLRVTCTPEEIDVLLSCQDSNGDTAALVAARNGAFRLVHLLLTHCSRAGDLVNKKGETAASITQRANQSDRHIPPPPSSITMGNDHIDGEAAGPINADHQSVAPAQDPSPSTSALLTKIGVIMAEANKKLAVGYGSSKANQPDPDDVANPEALYEQLELDRQKIQQQTADLAAKESKEEHVDAQFERYEQLRSRYESLLEQIQHARLRERIASSTLPTNEDANSTSTDQNKLLTVYQLARRLCSAQKARRAAVKDLAQQTADAGVSTKFDVHRKLVSLATGLKEEELDPMAAELVETLEFDRMNGKGAGGESPEPEPQGSATFSLPGPPVSVDA, from the coding sequence ATGGGGCCACCCAGTTTCACTCATGAGCAATATGAGATGAACCCCGGgttcgatgaagacgaaTCGATTGAACAAGCAACCCTCGAATCTTCGTCCATGGTCGCAGATGAGGAGATGATGCATATCACACAAAATGGCAACTATCCGCGAAAACGCAAACGAGGCATGAATGAGGTAACCGCGATGTCAATAAGCGAACAGGAACATATACTGTATGGCGACCAGCTCTTGGACTACTTCATGACAGTAGGGGATGCTCCAGAAGCGACACGAATTCCTCCACCGGAGCCGCCGGCCAACTTCCAGGTGGACCGTTCAATAGATGATTCAGGGAACACTGCTCTCCATTGGGCTTGTGCGATGGGTGATCTGGAGATAGTAAAAGATCTGCTACGGAGGGGGGCAGATGTGAAGACACTCTCAGTACATGAAGAAACGCCACTTGTGCGTGCAGTTCTATTTACAAACAACTATGAAAAGAGGACATTTCCGCCGCTCCTGGATTTACTCCTGGACACAGTATCATTCCGAGACTGGTTCGGCGCTACCATATTCCATCACATAGCAGAGACCACtcgaagcaaaggcaaatGGAAGAGCTCTCGGTACTATTGTGAAGTACTGCTCGACAAATTACGAGTTACTTGTACGCCAGAGGAAATCGATGTTCTGCTATCCTGCCAAGACTCCAATGGAGACACGGCAGCTTTGGTTGCTGCTCGAAATGGTGCATTTCGCCTGGTTCACTTGCTCCTCACACATTGCTCGCGGGCTGGAGATTTAGTAAATAAGAAGGGCGAAACGGCTGCCAGTATCACTCAACGAGCGAATCAGTCTGACCGACATATCCCACCGCCGCCTTCTTCTATCACGATGGGTAATGACCACATTGATGGGGAAGCTGCTGGCCCAATTAACGCCGATCACCAATCCGTTGCGCCAGCGCAAGAcccctccccttccaccTCTGCACTCCTCACTAAGATTGGGGTAATCATGGCCGAGGCGAACAAGAAACTTGCCGTTGGGTACGGGAGCTCCAAGGCCAATCAGCCGGATCCAGACGACGTTGCCAATCCAGAGGCGCTATACGAACAGCTGGAGCTGGATCGGCAGAaaattcaacaacaaacagCCGACTTGGCGGcgaaggaaagcaaagaagagcACGTCGATGCACAGTTCGAGCGTTACGAACAGCTGAGGAGTCGCTACGAATCGCTACTGGAACAGATTCAGCACGCCCGCTTAAGGGAGCGGATTGCCTCGTCGACATTACCCACAAACGAGGACGCGAACTCAACATCGACTGATCAGAACAAATTGCTTACCGTCTATCAGTTAGCCCGACGACTGTGTTCGGCGCAAAAAGCACGACGTGCCGCCGTCAAAGATCTCGCCCAACAAACGGCAGATGCGGGTGTTAGCACTAAGTTTGATGTTCATCGGAAGCTCGTGTCACTCGCTACAGGgctgaaagaagaagaactaGATCCCATGGCTGCCGAACTAGTAGAGACCTTGGAGTTTGACCGAATGAACGGAAAAGGTGCAGGGGGCGAGTCCCCCGAGCCAGAACCCCAGGGGTCAGCgactttttctctccctggACCTCCCGTGTCTGTCGATGCTTAG
- a CDS encoding uncharacterized protein (predicted protein) produces MRSPNNGYQEIIHSENHHFPMANPSFFKRTSQNASVKGGQPVSVSAPPIMMLILQEDSFPLFSSLLLFFLFSYSPTLSFPPPPVPSLNRLSSILSSPIFTSSLPPFRVALTNLIYPVLVVFFSTCSPFPFHFRLLRLSIRKSFI; encoded by the exons ATGAGATCACCCAACAATGGCTATCAAGAAATCATCCACTCTGAGAATCACCACTTCCCCATGGCTAACCCT TCGTTCTTCAAGCGAACCAGTCAGAATGCAAGTGTCAAAGGTGGCCAACCAGTCAGTGTCTCAGCGCCTCCGATCATGATGCTGATTTTACAG GAGGATagtttccctctcttttcctcgcttcttctcttcttccttttctcttaCTCACCCACTctgtcttttcctccccctcctgTTCCTTCTCTCAATCGGCTTTCTTCTATCCTCTCCAGTCCCatcttcacttcttctcttcccccttttcgTGTTGCCTTAACCAACCTAATTTATCCTGTCCTcgttgtcttcttttccacctgcagtccttttccttttcatttcagacttcttcgcctgtcAATTCGGAAAAGTTTTATTTAA